In Bradyrhizobium lablabi, one DNA window encodes the following:
- a CDS encoding DUF192 domain-containing protein, with translation MSFDRDVCTRRAGAWRWMVVAAAFALFAFAGPSAQAASIQPLEIVTKNGVQVFSVEMATTEQEKETGLMYRKELADGKGMLFDFSPEQEVSMWMKNTYIPLDMIFIRSDGRILRIAENTEPLSTKIIPSGGLAKGVLEVIAGTAKKYGIEPGDRVGHPLFSGH, from the coding sequence ATGAGTTTTGACCGAGATGTTTGTACCCGTCGTGCGGGTGCGTGGCGTTGGATGGTTGTCGCTGCGGCGTTCGCGCTGTTCGCGTTCGCAGGTCCCAGCGCGCAAGCGGCGAGCATTCAGCCGCTCGAAATCGTCACCAAGAACGGCGTGCAGGTTTTCTCGGTCGAGATGGCGACCACCGAACAGGAGAAAGAAACCGGCCTGATGTACCGCAAGGAGCTTGCGGACGGCAAAGGCATGCTGTTCGATTTCTCTCCCGAGCAGGAAGTGTCGATGTGGATGAAGAACACCTACATCCCGCTCGACATGATTTTCATTCGCTCCGACGGACGGATCCTGCGCATTGCCGAGAACACCGAGCCGCTATCGACCAAAATCATCCCGTCGGGAGGGTTGGCGAAGGGGGTGCTGGAGGTGATCGCGGGTACCGCGAAGAAATACGGTATCGAGCCCGGCGACCGCGTCGGCCATCCGCTCTTCAGCGGCCACTAA